A window of Pectinophora gossypiella chromosome 12, ilPecGoss1.1, whole genome shotgun sequence contains these coding sequences:
- the LOC126371295 gene encoding putative nuclease HARBI1, with the protein MSDSDLYSDFEEFMDYVYDNPYDYPARKYIRDAQNPLECYDEEQFQKRFRFRKDTVVHMILPLIGLQSNVTNKGLPLPPILQLLIALRFYATGNFQIVCGDLHKISQPVVSKIVAKLSKILAMKVVEFIKFPGAHERANVKRAFYQRAQFPGVIGCIDCTHVPIKNPSRENGELFRNRKGEFSINVQLICGPQMLIYDIVARWPGSAHDSRIFSNSRCSMRFEEGDLVGAGILLGDSGYAQSSYTYTPVLNPQTPDQERYNRSHISTRNIIERLNGVLKRRFACLSRKLQNKIKNVPNIIVACAVLHNISVNTNQEMPEPLRSRIDPPTPVPDNERGSIIRASFIARHFS; encoded by the exons atgagtGATAGTGACTTATATAGTGACTTTGAAGAGTTTATGGATTATGTTTATGATAATCCTTACGATTATCCGGCGCGGAAATATATCAGAGACGCTCAAAACCCTTTGGAATGTTACGACgaagaacaatttcaaaaacgctttcgaTTTAGGAAAGATACCGTTGTTCATATGATATTGCCACTGATTGGATTGCAATCAAATGTAACCAACAAAGGGTTACCTTTACCACCCATATTGCAACTACTCATAGCGTTAAGATTTTATGCTACAGGAAACTTCCAG ATTGTTTGCGGAGACCTGCATAAGATCAGTCAGCCAGTTGTATCTAAAATCGTGGCTAAGCTATCGAAAATATTAGCAATGAAAGTAGTTGAGTTTATCAAGTTCCCTGGAGCACACGAGAGAGCCAACGTGAAGAGAGCATTTTACCAACGTGCTCAATTCCCAGGGGTAATCGGGTGCATTGACTGCACTCACGTACCAATTAAAAATCCGAGTCGGGAAAATGGAGAACTTTTCAGAAATAGAAAAGGTGAGTTCTCTATAAATGTACAACTAATATGCGGGCCACAAATGTTGATTTACGACATTGTGGCGAGGTGGCCAGGATCTGCCCATGATTCCCGCATATTCAGCAACAGCCGTTGTAGTATGCGCTTTGAAGAAGGGGATTTAGTAGGTGCTGGCATACTTTTAGGGGACAGTGGATATGCACAGTCGTCTTACACGTATACTCCCGTGCTAAATCCACAAACACCAGATCAGGAGCGCTACAACAGATCCCATATCAGTACTAGAAATATTATAGAAAGGCTGAATGGTGTCCTGAAAAGAAGATTTGCTTGTTTAAGCAGGAAGCttcagaacaaaataaaaaatgtccctaacatcATCGTGGCATGTGCTGTATTGCACAATATCAGTGTTAACACTAACCAAGAAATGCCAGAACCCTTGAGGTCAAGGATAGACCCACCAACACCTGTTCCAGACAATGAACGAGGTAGTATTATAAGAGCTAGTTTTATCGCAAGACATTttagttaa
- the LOC126371305 gene encoding uncharacterized protein LOC126371305 has translation MSSGSTRQTFTEHEKVCLQELVLKYKLNSAATIGAGNANVKKMAWVRLTQEFNSIETNSKRTEAQLKKCWDNLKTRRKQFLAQEKRERMRTGGGLYAASTSQGSQEAIDAALLDATNIELQGVFDSDSDMVLDHSMLAPVPDLPAPAAPAAPANTSPGEGPSQIQKAIPVEVDIEIMDNQYRPSAGSRLSDYEPPSLIQESVPVAQVELPRRPSTGLREHDYGAPSQTQASKNIRAHVINQEFTLRKDRYQVIVDREEELHKLRIAEREWLVKAAEETYHKARLEKESAQELLLCSRAKRELAELHLSRERKK, from the exons ATGTCGAGCGGATCAACAAGACAAACTTTCACTGAACACGAAAaagtgtgtctgcaggaattagttttgaaatataaattaaattctgcTGCAACTATTGGGGCTGgaaatgcaaatgtaaaaaaaatggcttGGGTACGCCTTACACAAGAATTTAACTCCATTGAGACcaatagtaaa CGAACAGaggcacaattaaaaaaatgttgggacaatttaaaaaccagaagaaaacaatttctagcacaagaaaaaag ggaACGCATGAGGACCGGAGGTGGGTTGTATGCAGCTAGTACCTCTCAAGGCTCCCAGGAGGCTATTGATGCTGCTCTTCTGGATGCCACAAATATAGAGCTACAAGGCGTGTTTGATAGTGATAGTG ATATGGTGTTGGACCACAGCATGTTAGCCCCAGTACCCGATCTCCCTGCACCTGCAGCCCCTGCAGCACCCGCTAATACCTCACCTGGCGAAGGACCATCCCAAATACAAA AAGCTATTCCTGTGGAAGTTGATATTGAAATAATGGATAATCAATATCGTCCATCAGCCGGGTCTCGTCTCTCTGATTATGAGCCACCTTCTCTAATTCAAG agtCTGTTCCTGTGGCACAAGTAGAGCTACCTCGTCGACCATCAACTGGATTGAGAGAACATGATTATGGAGCACCTTCTCAAACTCAAG CTTCAAAGAACATTCGGGCTCATGTAATTAATCAGGAGTTCACCTTGCGAAAGGATAGATATCAGGTGATAGTGGACAGGGAGGAGGAGCTACACAAATTGAGGATAGCAGAGCGGGAGTGGCTCGTAAAGGCAGCTGAGGAGACATATCATAAAGCTCGCCTTGAAAAGGAAAGTGCGCAGGAGTTGCTGCTATGCAGCCGGGCTAAGCGAGAGCTAGCAGAGCTGCATCTTTCTagggaaagaaagaaataa